Proteins encoded within one genomic window of Amycolatopsis sp. 2-15:
- a CDS encoding ice-binding family protein, which yields MDGDPARISSVRGSRRARWCAAGGLGVVVSVLLLVGALPAPEASAAEAPVGLGTAESYSVLGGQTVTNTGPSTLSGDLGVSPGTAITGFPPGTAAGATHAADAAAAQAQSDLVTAYNDAAGRAPTASVADDLVGQTLTGGVYNSTGPLSLSGTLTLDGQGDPNTVWIFQVASTLITASASDVNLVNGAQACHVYWQVGSSATLGTTSNFVGTIMALTSITVTTGTVVAGRALARNGQVSLDDNTFTTPDCDTTTPTTDTTSSTTPTTTTTGDTDTTSPTTTSDSDTTSPTTTTTTSDSDTTSPTTTTSDSDTTSPTTTTSDSDTTSPTTSTSDSDTTSPTTTTSDSDTTSPTSTSDSDTTSPTTTSDSGTTSSSTTTTTGTGSSDSSAETTTSSSGLGASWTDSGSNGSGRGFPDYPTGPSNLASTGASPLLGPLVGLGFLLIALGGLLLFVLRARKFRRQSE from the coding sequence ATGGACGGCGATCCCGCCAGAATAAGCTCGGTTCGAGGATCACGCCGTGCGCGTTGGTGCGCGGCCGGGGGTCTCGGTGTGGTGGTGAGCGTCCTGCTTCTGGTGGGAGCCCTGCCCGCGCCAGAGGCGTCCGCCGCGGAAGCGCCGGTCGGGCTGGGCACGGCCGAGTCCTACTCCGTGCTGGGTGGGCAGACCGTGACCAACACGGGTCCCAGCACGTTGAGCGGGGATCTCGGAGTCAGTCCGGGAACCGCGATCACCGGTTTCCCGCCCGGTACCGCGGCGGGTGCCACACACGCGGCGGATGCCGCGGCCGCTCAGGCCCAGTCTGATCTCGTCACCGCTTACAACGACGCTGCCGGACGCGCGCCGACCGCGAGCGTCGCCGACGATCTGGTCGGTCAGACGCTGACCGGCGGGGTCTACAACTCCACGGGCCCGCTCTCACTCAGCGGAACCCTGACCCTGGACGGCCAAGGCGACCCGAACACCGTGTGGATCTTTCAGGTGGCGTCCACGCTGATCACGGCCTCGGCCAGCGACGTCAACCTCGTCAACGGTGCCCAGGCGTGTCACGTGTACTGGCAGGTCGGCAGCTCGGCAACGCTCGGCACGACCTCGAACTTCGTCGGCACGATCATGGCGCTGACCTCGATCACGGTGACCACCGGCACGGTGGTCGCCGGTCGCGCACTGGCGCGCAACGGCCAGGTGTCCCTGGACGACAACACGTTCACCACACCCGACTGCGACACCACCACACCCACCACCGACACGACCAGCTCCACGACGCCCACCACCACGACCACCGGTGACACCGACACGACGAGTCCGACGACGACGAGCGATTCGGATACGACGAGCCCGACGACGACGACGACGACGAGCGATTCGGATACGACGAGCCCGACGACGACGACGAGCGATTCGGACACGACGAGCCCGACGACGACGACGAGCGATTCGGATACAACGAGCCCGACCACGTCGACGAGCGATTCGGACACGACGAGCCCGACGACGACGACGAGCGATTCGGACACGACGAGTCCGACGTCGACGAGCGATTCGGACACGACGAGCCCGACGACGACGAGCGATTCGGGCACAACTAGCAGTTCGACAACCACGACGACGGGCACGGGCTCTTCCGACAGCAGCGCGGAGACGACGACCAGCTCGAGTGGCCTCGGTGCGAGCTGGACCGACAGCGGCTCAAACGGCAGCGGTCGAGGGTTCCCGGACTATCCCACCGGGCCCTCGAACCTCGCCAGCACCGGCGCCAGCCCGCTGCTTGGTCCCCTGGTCGGCCTCGGATTCCTCCTCATCGCCCTTGGTGGATTGCTTCTCTTCGTCCTGCGCGCCCGCAAGTTCCGGCGTCAGTCCGAATGA
- a CDS encoding RNA polymerase sigma factor, whose translation MTAELTDLVRLGEISHYGQLFELHLAGANQIARRCTFNLSNADELVSQAFEKTLMALIRGAGPSDITFAAYLNTVIRNEVASSARAEERERALVEHLWSAPPDENFWDHRESCVQDSLILTIALRAFSQLCPRYREVLHMTTINRQCKRAVCDTLKTTPNGADALAYRARKELRRRFCKERVNADHFTANAPRALP comes from the coding sequence ATGACCGCCGAGCTCACCGATCTCGTCCGCTTGGGTGAGATCTCTCATTACGGACAGCTGTTCGAGCTGCACTTGGCCGGCGCGAACCAGATTGCCCGCAGATGCACCTTCAATTTGTCGAACGCCGATGAGTTGGTATCTCAAGCTTTCGAGAAGACGCTCATGGCCTTGATCAGGGGGGCGGGTCCTAGTGACATCACGTTCGCCGCATACTTGAATACCGTTATCCGCAATGAAGTGGCTTCCAGTGCCCGAGCAGAGGAAAGAGAGAGGGCGCTGGTCGAGCACTTGTGGTCAGCGCCACCCGACGAAAACTTCTGGGACCACCGCGAATCATGCGTGCAGGATTCATTGATTCTGACAATCGCTCTCAGGGCATTCAGCCAGCTGTGCCCTCGCTATCGCGAAGTACTGCACATGACAACCATCAACCGCCAGTGCAAGCGTGCCGTGTGCGACACGCTGAAAACCACTCCCAACGGTGCTGACGCCTTGGCTTATCGTGCGCGGAAGGAGCTGCGCCGAAGGTTCTGCAAGGAAAGGGTCAACGCCGACCATTTCACTGCCAACGCTCCCCGTGCTCTCCCGTAG
- a CDS encoding GAF and ANTAR domain-containing protein — translation MPQSDDPQRESLSSVLGAIARTLQSEPDVDRTLAAIVKAAVDHVDGAEQAGISLVENGRIRTVAPTGEAVVTVDEIQYHTGQGPCLDAIAEHHVYCTGNLLGERRWPAFAPEAAETGIRSMLSYRLFITHTTLGALNLYSTQVGAFNDQTEQDGQVFAAHAAIALVGAQTEAQLHAAIETRDVIGMAKGILMQRHDLDDVQAFHMLVETSQNTNIKLHQVATWLVEHRRDL, via the coding sequence ATGCCCCAGTCCGACGACCCCCAGCGTGAGAGCCTGAGCAGCGTGCTCGGTGCGATCGCGCGCACCCTGCAGTCCGAGCCGGACGTCGACCGGACCCTCGCCGCGATCGTCAAGGCTGCTGTGGATCACGTTGACGGCGCTGAGCAGGCGGGGATCTCACTGGTCGAGAATGGCCGGATCCGGACTGTCGCCCCCACCGGCGAGGCCGTGGTCACGGTCGACGAAATCCAGTACCACACCGGCCAGGGGCCGTGTCTCGACGCGATCGCCGAACACCACGTCTACTGCACCGGCAACCTGCTCGGCGAACGTCGCTGGCCGGCCTTCGCGCCCGAAGCCGCGGAGACCGGCATCCGCTCGATGCTGTCCTACCGGCTGTTCATCACTCACACCACCCTCGGTGCCCTCAACCTCTATTCCACCCAGGTCGGCGCGTTCAACGACCAGACCGAGCAGGACGGGCAGGTGTTCGCCGCCCACGCCGCGATCGCACTCGTCGGCGCGCAGACCGAAGCCCAGCTGCACGCCGCGATCGAAACCCGTGACGTCATCGGCATGGCCAAGGGCATCCTCATGCAACGCCACGACCTCGACGACGTCCAAGCCTTCCACATGCTCGTCGAGACGTCCCAGAACACCAACATAAAACTGCACCAGGTCGCCACCTGGCTCGTCGAACACCGCCGCGACCTCTGA
- a CDS encoding AI-2E family transporter encodes MKSDETESQHGVRTAAEVRAAVPYGLRVGAAVFGRLLIVAGGLALIGYVAVKLATVLVPVAVALLLAALLAPTVSWLARKKVPRGVATAVVLIGGLAVVGGVVTFVVITVTAGMPELIDQILRTVDELRTWLRTGPLHVSQGQIDGMLNQLTTTLSENQSAIASGALSTAVTVGELVTEFLLMVFCLIFFLAQGGRIWSFTIRAVPVRVRHRVDLAGHAGFSTLAGYIRGTAAVAVVDAIGVGVGLLIVGVPLAAPLAALVFVGAFVPVVGSVVAGAVAVLVALVTGGVLPAIIVLAIVIGVMQLESHVLQPFLLGRVVRLHPLAVVLALATGLVTAGIVGALLAVPLLAVLSSALRNFAAPPQADAATTATDGPSAGPEDSSGRQTSA; translated from the coding sequence ATGAAAAGCGATGAAACCGAGTCCCAGCACGGTGTGCGGACTGCCGCGGAGGTACGCGCGGCGGTGCCCTATGGGCTACGTGTCGGGGCTGCCGTCTTCGGTCGCCTGCTGATCGTCGCCGGTGGCCTGGCGTTGATCGGGTACGTCGCGGTCAAGCTGGCCACGGTGCTGGTACCGGTCGCGGTGGCACTGCTGCTCGCCGCGCTGCTCGCACCGACTGTCTCCTGGCTGGCCCGGAAGAAAGTCCCCCGCGGGGTAGCCACCGCGGTGGTGCTGATCGGTGGTCTGGCTGTGGTGGGCGGGGTGGTCACCTTCGTGGTCATCACGGTCACCGCGGGCATGCCCGAGCTGATCGACCAGATCCTGCGCACCGTGGACGAGTTGCGTACCTGGTTACGCACCGGGCCACTGCACGTGAGCCAGGGTCAGATCGACGGGATGCTGAACCAGCTGACCACCACACTGAGCGAGAACCAGTCGGCCATCGCCTCCGGCGCGCTGTCCACCGCCGTCACAGTCGGCGAGCTGGTCACCGAGTTCCTGCTGATGGTGTTCTGCTTGATCTTCTTCCTGGCCCAAGGCGGGAGGATCTGGTCGTTCACGATCCGTGCCGTCCCTGTTCGGGTGCGGCATCGGGTGGACCTGGCGGGGCACGCCGGGTTCAGCACACTGGCCGGCTACATTCGCGGCACTGCAGCTGTGGCGGTCGTGGACGCCATCGGTGTCGGTGTCGGCTTGCTCATCGTCGGCGTGCCGCTGGCCGCGCCCCTGGCCGCGCTGGTGTTCGTCGGCGCATTCGTCCCGGTGGTCGGCTCCGTGGTCGCCGGCGCGGTCGCGGTACTCGTGGCGCTGGTGACCGGCGGGGTCCTCCCGGCCATCATCGTGCTCGCCATCGTAATCGGTGTGATGCAGCTGGAAAGCCATGTGCTGCAGCCGTTTCTGCTCGGCCGCGTCGTACGCCTGCACCCCCTGGCCGTGGTCCTCGCCCTGGCCACAGGGCTCGTCACCGCGGGCATCGTTGGAGCCCTGCTCGCGGTCCCACTGCTCGCGGTGCTCAGCTCGGCCCTGCGCAACTTCGCCGCCCCGCCGCAAGCCGATGCCGCGACCACGGCGACCGACGGCCCGAGCGCTGGCCCCGAGGACTCTTCGGGGCGGCAAACCTCGGCGTAG
- a CDS encoding substrate-binding domain-containing protein, which translates to MSERQAPFRVGLVVPLQGPAAIYGASSVLCSRLAAEEINDAGGVLARPVQLRVIDGGAGADRVASEVDRLITAGQIDAVVGWHLSAVRQRLAPRVRGRVPYVYTALYEGGESTPGVFAIGETPEIQLLPALTWMADEIGVRRWFVIGNNYAWPHRSTALARQFFRDHHKVRVDGAAFVDLGTSAFSAVLRQIEHSDCDGVLMFLVGRDSVEFNQQFARRGLQDQCARFSTLMDENMLQEIGASSAQDVFVASGYFEALPTAESLQFGARYVRRFGPEAPVLNAPGESCYEGLWMLAELVNRNGSSNVDQLRATAEHSRYHGPRGNILVDRARTEQTVYLATADHTGFDILASI; encoded by the coding sequence ATGTCCGAGCGGCAGGCGCCTTTCAGGGTGGGGCTGGTCGTCCCGCTGCAGGGGCCTGCGGCGATCTATGGGGCGTCCAGCGTGTTGTGTTCCAGGCTGGCGGCCGAGGAAATCAACGATGCAGGCGGTGTGCTCGCCCGTCCGGTGCAGCTGAGGGTCATCGACGGCGGGGCGGGCGCGGATCGGGTCGCGTCCGAGGTAGATCGACTGATCACCGCCGGACAGATAGACGCTGTGGTGGGTTGGCATCTCTCCGCGGTGCGCCAGCGGCTGGCTCCCCGCGTACGAGGGCGGGTTCCGTATGTCTATACCGCCCTCTATGAAGGTGGCGAGTCAACGCCCGGGGTGTTCGCGATCGGTGAGACCCCCGAAATCCAGCTGCTTCCTGCCCTGACCTGGATGGCCGACGAGATCGGCGTGCGGCGATGGTTCGTGATCGGCAACAACTACGCATGGCCGCACCGCTCCACCGCGCTCGCCCGACAGTTCTTCCGGGACCATCACAAGGTGCGGGTCGACGGCGCCGCGTTCGTGGACCTCGGTACGTCGGCCTTCAGTGCCGTCCTGCGACAGATCGAGCACAGTGACTGCGACGGGGTACTGATGTTCCTGGTCGGGCGTGACTCGGTCGAGTTCAATCAGCAGTTCGCCCGCCGCGGCCTGCAAGACCAATGCGCCAGGTTCTCGACACTCATGGACGAGAACATGCTCCAAGAGATAGGTGCCTCGTCGGCACAGGACGTGTTCGTCGCCTCAGGCTATTTCGAAGCGTTGCCCACGGCCGAGAGTCTCCAGTTCGGCGCCCGTTACGTCCGCCGGTTCGGTCCCGAGGCTCCGGTGCTCAACGCGCCCGGCGAATCCTGCTACGAAGGACTGTGGATGCTGGCCGAGCTGGTGAACCGGAACGGCTCCAGCAACGTCGATCAGCTGCGCGCGACTGCCGAGCATTCTCGCTACCACGGCCCCCGGGGCAACATCCTTGTCGATCGTGCACGGACCGAGCAGACCGTCTATCTGGCGACCGCGGACCACACAGGCTTCGACATCCTGGCCAGCATCTGA
- a CDS encoding EthD family reductase, translated as MHRLTVLYRPPVDPEHFREYYVNTHLPLAAKLPGLIHSDYSLDVAGLGDESPYFAVFHGDFESAQAMVAALGSAAGTAVAGDVPNYATGGVEMIHYPLA; from the coding sequence ATGCACCGTCTCACTGTGCTCTACCGCCCGCCGGTGGACCCGGAGCACTTCCGTGAATACTACGTCAACACGCACCTGCCTTTGGCCGCGAAACTCCCCGGCCTGATCCACTCGGACTACTCGCTGGACGTGGCCGGACTCGGCGACGAAAGCCCGTACTTCGCGGTCTTCCACGGCGACTTCGAATCAGCTCAGGCCATGGTCGCCGCACTCGGGTCCGCAGCGGGCACAGCCGTGGCCGGCGACGTACCGAACTACGCCACCGGCGGCGTCGAGATGATCCATTACCCGCTGGCCTGA
- a CDS encoding MFS transporter codes for MPFLALLYFVNYLDRVNIGFAGPNGMNKALGLTSTAFGFVSGIFFLGYLILEVPSNLALHRFGARRWLARIMITWGVLATVLAFVPNATTLIILRFLLGVAEAGFFPGIILYLTYWFPAAQRAKAVALFMVAVPVSSAIGSTISSLLIVGGHGLFGLEGWRFMFLVEGVPAILLAFATWFWLTDKPEKAKWLTADERRWLVTELENERKATVAEHHWPLKKALTHPRILALAFVYFAIAYGLYALGFFLPTIIAGFGTEFGTKLTVVQSGLVNAIPYVIGAAVMVFWARHGDRTGERKWHVALPMLIGGVAIPIALYLGNPYAAMVAVTICAAGVCCALPTFWALPSNFLAGAAAAGGIALINSLGNISGFAAPYITGWLRDLTGTQRTGLWVVGACMVAGAIVTIALGVRPRESAVLERHISSTKES; via the coding sequence ATGCCGTTCCTGGCGCTGCTGTACTTCGTGAACTACCTGGACCGGGTGAACATCGGCTTCGCCGGCCCCAACGGGATGAACAAAGCCCTCGGCTTGACGTCCACGGCGTTCGGGTTCGTCTCCGGCATCTTCTTCCTCGGCTACCTGATCCTCGAAGTGCCGAGCAACCTCGCGTTGCACCGGTTCGGCGCCCGGCGCTGGCTGGCGCGGATCATGATCACCTGGGGTGTCCTCGCGACGGTGCTGGCCTTCGTGCCCAACGCGACCACGCTGATCATCCTGCGATTCCTGCTCGGCGTCGCCGAAGCCGGCTTCTTTCCCGGCATCATCCTGTACCTGACGTATTGGTTCCCCGCCGCGCAGCGTGCGAAGGCCGTGGCGCTGTTCATGGTCGCCGTGCCGGTCTCCTCCGCCATCGGCTCCACGATCTCCAGCCTTCTGATCGTCGGCGGCCACGGGCTGTTCGGCCTGGAAGGCTGGCGGTTCATGTTCCTGGTCGAGGGTGTTCCGGCGATCCTGCTGGCCTTCGCGACCTGGTTCTGGCTCACCGACAAGCCCGAGAAAGCGAAGTGGCTCACCGCGGACGAACGGCGGTGGCTCGTCACCGAGCTGGAAAACGAACGGAAAGCGACCGTCGCCGAGCACCACTGGCCGCTGAAGAAGGCACTCACCCACCCGCGGATCCTCGCGCTGGCGTTCGTGTACTTCGCCATCGCCTACGGGTTGTACGCGCTCGGATTCTTCCTGCCGACGATCATCGCCGGGTTCGGCACGGAGTTCGGCACGAAGCTGACCGTGGTCCAGTCCGGGCTGGTCAACGCGATCCCGTACGTGATCGGCGCGGCGGTGATGGTGTTCTGGGCACGCCACGGCGACCGCACAGGCGAGCGCAAATGGCACGTGGCGCTGCCGATGCTGATCGGCGGGGTCGCGATCCCGATCGCGCTGTACCTCGGCAACCCCTACGCCGCGATGGTCGCCGTGACGATCTGCGCCGCCGGCGTGTGCTGCGCGCTGCCGACGTTCTGGGCGCTGCCCTCGAACTTCCTCGCCGGAGCCGCCGCCGCGGGAGGCATCGCACTGATCAACTCCCTGGGCAACATCTCCGGCTTCGCGGCGCCGTACATCACCGGCTGGCTGCGCGACCTGACCGGCACCCAGCGCACGGGCTTGTGGGTCGTCGGCGCCTGCATGGTCGCCGGCGCGATCGTCACCATCGCGCTGGGCGTCCGGCCACGTGAGTCAGCGGTGCTGGAGCGGCACATCAGCTCCACAAAGGAGTCGTAG